A genomic segment from Actinoplanes sichuanensis encodes:
- a CDS encoding ATP-dependent Clp protease ATP-binding subunit, translated as MSIGPFGPAGPGQWDDLFARFFGAAEPRRQAQRFDIARHMSNDARQVLADAARRAAEVAGGDRPLADLDTDHLLWAVLQQDPMKQTVRRAGADPDKLLTELGRPAAAATELPESIALTPAAKRALLDSLQISRAVGASYIGPEHILMALGMNTDSAAGRLLAGRIVDPRTIPHHSELPKPNQSGQSGPRPSAAPTPTLEQFGVDLTESARRGEIDPVIGRADEIEQAIEILSRRTKNNPVLIGEAGVGKTAVVEGLAQRIVDGEVPLTLQDKRVVQLDLAGMVAGTRYRGDFEERLKKVIEEIQASGDGLIVFLDEIHTMVGAGGGGEGGGMDAGNMLKPALARGRLRVIGATTLDEYRRHIEKDAALARRFQPVLVGEPSVEDTVAILRGLRDNYEAHHQVRITDEALDAAAVLSDRYITDRYLPDKAIDLIDQAGARVRLRTKTPDADRRERERRLEQLSRDRDQAVAAEHYEQASALRDEINTLRAQLAGPGSAADGVPQVTEEEIAAVVSRSTGIPVAQLTEAERDRLLRLEQNLHGHVIGQEDAVNAVAEAVRRSRAGLGDPDRPVGSFLFLGPTGVGKTELARSLAEALFGEPDRMIRLDMSEFQERHTVSRLVGAPPGYVGYDEAGQLTEAVRRRPYSVVLLDEIEKAHPDVFNILLQVLDDGRLTDSQGRTVSFKNTVLIMTSNLGSDLINGSTRSVGFAGAENGRSPGEELRERLDKRLKEQLRPEFINRIDEIIIFRQLEDDQLHKITELMLDETRRRLHAQDVTLDITPAAVDWLAERGYQPEFGARPLRRTIQRELDNRLSTMLLAADLAPGRTVRVDARDGALVFDVEMSAAAR; from the coding sequence ACCGTTCGGGCCGGCGGGGCCCGGCCAGTGGGACGACCTGTTCGCGCGCTTCTTCGGTGCGGCCGAGCCGCGCCGCCAGGCGCAGCGTTTCGACATCGCGAGACACATGAGCAACGACGCCCGCCAGGTGCTCGCCGACGCGGCCCGCCGGGCCGCCGAGGTCGCCGGCGGCGACCGGCCGCTGGCCGACCTGGACACCGACCACCTGCTGTGGGCGGTGCTCCAGCAGGACCCCATGAAGCAGACGGTACGCCGAGCCGGCGCCGACCCGGACAAGCTGCTCACCGAGCTGGGCCGGCCGGCGGCCGCGGCCACCGAACTGCCGGAGAGCATCGCGCTGACCCCGGCCGCGAAGCGCGCGCTGCTGGACAGCCTGCAGATCTCCCGTGCGGTCGGCGCCTCGTACATCGGGCCGGAGCACATCCTGATGGCGCTCGGCATGAACACCGACTCGGCGGCCGGACGGCTGCTGGCCGGTCGGATCGTCGACCCGCGCACCATCCCGCACCACAGTGAGCTGCCGAAACCGAACCAGTCCGGCCAGTCCGGCCCGCGGCCGAGCGCGGCGCCGACCCCGACGCTGGAGCAGTTCGGCGTCGACCTGACCGAGTCGGCGCGGCGCGGCGAGATCGACCCGGTGATCGGGCGTGCCGACGAGATCGAGCAGGCGATCGAGATCCTGTCCCGGCGTACCAAGAACAACCCGGTGCTGATCGGCGAGGCCGGGGTCGGCAAGACCGCCGTGGTCGAGGGCCTGGCCCAGCGCATCGTGGACGGCGAGGTGCCGCTGACCCTGCAGGACAAGCGGGTGGTGCAGCTGGACCTGGCCGGGATGGTGGCCGGCACCCGGTACCGCGGTGACTTCGAGGAGCGCCTGAAGAAGGTGATCGAGGAGATCCAGGCGTCCGGGGACGGCCTGATCGTCTTCCTCGACGAGATCCACACGATGGTCGGCGCGGGTGGCGGCGGTGAGGGCGGCGGCATGGACGCCGGCAACATGCTCAAGCCGGCACTGGCCCGCGGGCGGCTCCGGGTGATCGGCGCGACCACCCTGGACGAGTACCGTCGGCACATCGAGAAGGACGCGGCCCTGGCCCGGCGGTTCCAGCCGGTCCTGGTCGGGGAGCCGAGCGTCGAGGACACGGTGGCGATCCTGCGCGGGCTCCGCGACAACTACGAGGCCCACCATCAGGTACGGATCACCGACGAGGCACTGGACGCGGCGGCGGTCCTGTCCGACCGCTACATCACCGACCGGTACCTGCCGGACAAGGCGATCGACCTGATCGACCAGGCCGGCGCCCGGGTCCGGCTGCGCACCAAGACGCCCGACGCCGACCGCCGGGAGCGGGAGCGCCGTCTCGAGCAGCTGTCCCGCGACCGGGACCAGGCCGTCGCCGCCGAACACTACGAGCAGGCGTCCGCGCTCCGCGACGAGATCAACACGTTGCGGGCGCAGCTGGCCGGCCCCGGTTCGGCCGCCGACGGGGTGCCGCAGGTGACCGAGGAGGAGATCGCCGCGGTGGTCTCCCGGTCCACCGGCATCCCGGTCGCCCAGCTCACCGAGGCCGAGCGGGACCGCCTGCTGCGGCTGGAGCAGAACCTGCACGGCCACGTGATCGGCCAGGAGGACGCGGTGAACGCGGTGGCCGAGGCGGTCCGTCGGTCCCGCGCCGGACTCGGCGACCCGGACCGGCCGGTCGGCAGTTTCCTGTTCCTCGGCCCGACCGGCGTCGGCAAGACCGAGCTGGCCCGCTCGCTGGCCGAGGCGCTGTTCGGCGAGCCGGACCGGATGATCCGGCTGGACATGAGCGAGTTCCAGGAGCGGCACACGGTGTCCCGACTGGTCGGGGCGCCGCCCGGGTATGTCGGCTACGACGAGGCGGGGCAGCTGACCGAGGCGGTGCGGCGACGGCCGTACAGCGTGGTGCTGCTCGACGAGATCGAGAAGGCTCACCCGGACGTCTTCAACATCCTGCTCCAGGTGCTCGACGACGGGCGGCTCACCGACAGCCAGGGGCGGACGGTCAGCTTCAAGAACACCGTGCTGATCATGACGAGCAACCTGGGCTCGGACCTGATCAACGGGAGCACCCGCAGTGTCGGTTTCGCCGGCGCGGAGAACGGGCGCTCACCCGGTGAGGAGCTGCGCGAGCGGCTCGACAAGCGGCTCAAGGAGCAGTTGCGGCCCGAGTTCATCAACCGGATCGACGAGATCATCATCTTCCGGCAGCTGGAGGACGACCAGCTGCACAAGATCACCGAGCTGATGCTGGACGAGACCCGCCGCCGACTGCACGCCCAGGACGTCACCCTCGACATCACCCCGGCCGCGGTCGACTGGCTGGCCGAGCGCGGTTACCAGCCCGAGTTCGGGGCGCGACCACTGCGCCGGACCATCCAGCGGGAACTGGACAACCGGCTGTCCACGATGCTGCTCGCCGCCGATCTGGCGCCGGGCCGGACGGTCCGGGTGGACGCCAGGGACGGCGCACTCGTCTTCGACGTGGAGATGAGCGCCGCCGCGCGGTGA
- a CDS encoding LysR family transcriptional regulator codes for MNLELRHLKVVCAIAETGSVTKAASQLGLAQPALTAQLQRIERTLGGPLFDRDRRGARPTALGELVLSRARVLLPAMKGLQDEAARLAAGGDHDTMSRYRIGAVGGPVVAHLVHRLSAAQPEAQISTHASYYISELSGMVMAGKLDYAQVGVCGDALPSAEYGLVWQTIGMDAVCVLLPDDHPQAKNLSVDLAELADEQWVAGAGDGCFGDCFAAACARAGFAPRRVLESDVRNCVDMVELGLAIGLCQPTFRPPAGLTSRPLRGAPLRWRLVLGWHPDSPAARSAPKLMDHAQEAYQEILARNEHYTQWAQSLPGAGGNSHLAAA; via the coding sequence ATGAACCTCGAGCTGCGGCATCTGAAGGTGGTCTGCGCCATCGCGGAGACCGGCAGCGTGACCAAGGCCGCGTCACAACTCGGCCTTGCCCAGCCTGCACTCACCGCCCAACTTCAGCGGATCGAGCGCACACTGGGTGGCCCGCTGTTCGACCGTGACCGCCGGGGCGCACGCCCAACCGCCCTGGGAGAGCTGGTGCTGTCCCGCGCCAGAGTGCTGCTGCCCGCGATGAAGGGCCTGCAGGACGAAGCGGCCCGACTGGCCGCCGGCGGCGATCACGACACGATGAGCAGGTACCGGATCGGAGCTGTCGGCGGACCCGTCGTCGCCCACCTGGTGCACCGCCTGTCGGCTGCCCAGCCGGAGGCGCAGATCTCCACCCACGCGTCCTACTACATCTCCGAGCTGTCCGGCATGGTGATGGCCGGCAAGCTGGACTACGCCCAGGTCGGCGTCTGCGGCGATGCGCTGCCGTCGGCCGAGTACGGGCTGGTCTGGCAGACCATCGGGATGGACGCCGTCTGTGTGCTGCTGCCCGACGACCACCCGCAGGCCAAGAACCTGTCGGTCGATCTGGCGGAGCTGGCCGACGAGCAGTGGGTGGCCGGCGCCGGTGACGGCTGTTTCGGCGACTGTTTCGCCGCGGCCTGCGCCCGGGCAGGTTTCGCGCCACGCCGGGTCCTGGAGTCGGACGTGCGCAACTGCGTCGACATGGTCGAGCTGGGCCTGGCCATCGGCCTGTGCCAGCCCACGTTCCGCCCACCGGCGGGACTGACCAGTCGGCCGTTGCGGGGCGCCCCGCTGCGCTGGCGGCTGGTCCTCGGGTGGCACCCGGACTCCCCGGCCGCGCGCAGTGCGCCGAAGCTGATGGATCACGCGCAGGAGGCGTACCAGGAGATCCTGGCGCGCAACGAGCACTACACGCAGTGGGCGCAGAGCCTTCCCGGCGCCGGCGGCAACAGCCACCTGGCCGCGGCCTGA
- a CDS encoding hemerythrin domain-containing protein produces the protein MSDVNLPPLPPTGGEIPGRSIVDVVAAQHRELLGLTERLAESPENRDVASVLVATLSRHLAAEEQYLYPAVRTAVPGGEQIADRELAEDQAILERLRDLERSGDGRDDLAEAVRRHVAADAEELLPLLEQMVPSEDLVRLGNRFETAEEAAPTRPHPSTPSTPPWNKVVDPLVGVADKIRDVISSRATYVRDL, from the coding sequence GTGTCTGACGTGAATCTTCCCCCGCTGCCGCCGACCGGCGGCGAGATCCCTGGGCGCAGCATCGTCGATGTGGTCGCCGCCCAGCACCGTGAGCTGCTCGGCCTGACCGAGCGCCTGGCCGAGTCCCCGGAGAACCGGGACGTGGCGTCGGTCCTGGTCGCCACGTTGTCCCGGCACCTGGCCGCCGAGGAGCAGTACCTGTACCCGGCAGTCCGCACCGCGGTGCCCGGCGGGGAGCAGATCGCCGACCGGGAACTGGCCGAGGATCAGGCCATCCTGGAGCGGCTGCGTGATCTGGAGCGCAGCGGTGACGGGCGCGACGATCTGGCCGAGGCGGTGCGCCGGCATGTGGCCGCCGACGCCGAGGAGCTTCTGCCGTTGCTGGAGCAGATGGTGCCGTCGGAGGATCTGGTCCGGCTGGGCAACCGCTTCGAGACGGCCGAGGAGGCGGCGCCGACCCGGCCGCACCCGTCCACACCGTCCACGCCGCCGTGGAACAAGGTGGTGGATCCGCTGGTCGGAGTGGCCGACAAGATTCGTGACGTGATCAGTTCGCGTGCCACATACGTACGCGATCTGTAA
- a CDS encoding M20/M25/M40 family metallo-hydrolase, with translation MENTAESEVVDLCRDLLRIDTTNTGDPRTTVGERVAAEYVAERLAEVGVESRLLESAPTRANLVARIPGADPSRGALLVHGHLDVVPADASEWSVDPFGGEIRDGYLWGRGAVDMKDFDAMVLAVVREWRRTGYVPPRDIVLAYTADEEAGMEYGSQWLVQNHPDAFEGCTEAIGEVGGYSYTVNDDLRLYLVQTAEKGLDWLRVHATGRPGHGSFIHDDNAVTTLAEAVARVGRHRFPTVLTPTVRSFLEQVSDALEIELDPDEPELAVAKLGPIANLIGATLRNTANPTRLAAGYKDNVIPGKASATIDCRTLPGHADAFLRELREVIGPDLEIEHVHQQPAVETAFDGDLVDAMGAALRAEDPGARTVPYLMSGGTDAKAFSTLGIRCFGFAPLRLPPDLNFSALFHGIDERVPVEGLKFGVRVLDRLLRNS, from the coding sequence ATGGAGAACACCGCCGAGAGCGAGGTCGTGGACCTGTGCCGCGACCTGCTCCGCATCGACACCACCAACACCGGCGACCCGCGGACCACCGTGGGGGAGCGGGTCGCCGCCGAGTACGTCGCCGAGCGGCTGGCCGAGGTCGGCGTCGAATCGCGTCTCCTCGAGTCCGCGCCGACCCGGGCCAACCTGGTCGCCCGGATCCCCGGTGCCGACCCGTCCCGCGGCGCGCTACTCGTCCACGGCCACCTCGACGTGGTCCCGGCCGACGCGAGCGAGTGGTCGGTCGACCCGTTCGGCGGCGAGATCCGGGACGGCTACCTGTGGGGCCGCGGCGCCGTCGACATGAAGGACTTCGACGCCATGGTGCTCGCCGTGGTCCGCGAGTGGCGGCGCACCGGCTACGTCCCGCCGCGCGACATCGTCCTGGCGTACACCGCCGACGAGGAGGCCGGCATGGAGTACGGCTCCCAGTGGCTGGTGCAGAACCACCCCGACGCGTTCGAAGGCTGCACGGAGGCGATCGGCGAGGTCGGCGGGTACTCGTACACCGTCAACGACGATCTTCGCCTCTATCTCGTCCAGACCGCCGAGAAGGGGCTCGACTGGCTGCGGGTGCACGCCACCGGCCGGCCCGGCCACGGCTCCTTCATCCACGACGACAACGCGGTCACCACCCTGGCCGAGGCCGTCGCCCGGGTCGGCCGGCACCGCTTCCCGACAGTTCTCACCCCGACCGTGCGGTCCTTCCTGGAACAGGTCAGCGACGCCCTGGAGATCGAGCTGGACCCGGACGAGCCGGAGCTCGCGGTCGCCAAACTCGGCCCGATCGCCAACCTGATCGGCGCCACCCTGCGCAACACCGCCAACCCGACCCGGCTCGCCGCCGGGTACAAGGACAACGTCATCCCCGGCAAGGCGTCGGCCACCATCGACTGCCGCACCCTGCCCGGGCACGCCGACGCGTTCCTGCGTGAGCTGCGCGAGGTGATCGGGCCGGACCTGGAGATCGAGCACGTGCACCAGCAGCCGGCCGTGGAGACCGCGTTCGACGGTGACCTGGTCGACGCGATGGGGGCCGCGCTGCGCGCCGAGGATCCGGGAGCGCGTACCGTGCCGTACCTGATGTCCGGTGGCACCGACGCCAAGGCCTTCTCCACCCTCGGCATCCGGTGCTTCGGCTTCGCACCGCTGCGTCTCCCGCCCGACCTCAACTTCAGTGCGCTCTTCCACGGCATCGACGAGCGAGTTCCGGTGGAAGGACTAAAGTTCGGCGTGCGTGTGCTCGACCGCTTGCTTCGAAACAGCTGA
- a CDS encoding response regulator transcription factor, whose translation MRVVLADDQELFRAGFAAILAAETDIEVVGEAADGAAAVRAAVRLAPDLVLMDMRMPVLDGVAATRQVCERTTARVLALTMYDTDDYLYAALRAGAGGFLLKDARRAELVRAVRVVAAGEALLSPAVTRRVIGELRRHGRPDPAAAARLAALTARETDVLRLVAAGRSNAEIAAARRLSEHTVKTHMGNLLAKLHLRDRAQAVVFAYESGLVVPGGEPPG comes from the coding sequence CTGCGGGTCGTCCTCGCCGATGATCAGGAGCTGTTCCGGGCCGGATTCGCCGCGATCCTGGCGGCCGAGACCGACATCGAGGTGGTCGGGGAGGCCGCCGACGGCGCCGCGGCGGTTCGGGCCGCGGTCCGGCTGGCGCCGGACTTGGTGCTGATGGACATGCGGATGCCGGTGCTGGACGGGGTCGCCGCGACCCGGCAGGTCTGCGAGCGGACCACGGCCCGGGTGCTGGCACTGACCATGTACGACACCGACGACTATCTGTACGCCGCGTTGCGCGCCGGGGCGGGCGGGTTCCTGCTGAAGGACGCCCGCCGTGCGGAGCTGGTCCGGGCGGTACGGGTGGTGGCGGCCGGGGAGGCGCTGCTGTCGCCCGCGGTGACCCGGCGGGTGATCGGCGAGTTGCGCCGGCACGGCCGTCCGGACCCGGCGGCGGCGGCCCGTCTCGCGGCACTCACCGCCCGGGAGACGGATGTGCTGCGCCTGGTCGCCGCCGGCCGGTCCAACGCGGAGATCGCCGCGGCCCGGCGGCTGAGCGAACACACCGTCAAGACGCACATGGGCAACCTGCTGGCCAAGCTGCACCTGCGTGACCGCGCCCAGGCGGTCGTCTTCGCCTACGAATCCGGCCTGGTGGTCCCGGGTGGGGAACCACCAGGCTGA
- a CDS encoding sensor histidine kinase, with product MTSRRDAALTAVVVAVTLIPVEPGGPYPWWRFALGIVASVPVLWRRRAPLTVAALTGVATSVLAMTGSPPPLPLGPLVCVYTFAALSPLAPRILGLAGTAAGVVVSLLYPRPDLEVLRYLTVAYLAAFALGTVVRARRAQVAALDERARRLEQERVAAVLRERARIARDLHDGLAHAVGIMVVQAEAGPLTGRADATFATIADTGRDALAQLRRVVGALREDGDGDALRPPGPEALPALVEQVRAAGIDATLDAEGGPVRDDVAVAAYRIVQEALTNTLRHARARAVRVRLHRHGDRLIVEVIDDGAGPAPGAIGGRGGPAPDAIGDRNGPAPRAIGGRGGPAPGAAHGHGLIGMRERALACGGTLETGPGPDGRGFRVHADLPAGDGA from the coding sequence ATGACTTCACGACGAGACGCCGCACTCACCGCGGTGGTGGTGGCGGTCACCCTGATACCGGTGGAACCGGGTGGGCCGTACCCCTGGTGGAGGTTTGCCCTGGGGATCGTCGCCTCGGTGCCCGTCCTGTGGCGCCGGCGGGCGCCGCTGACCGTCGCCGCGCTGACCGGGGTGGCGACGTCCGTGCTGGCGATGACCGGTTCTCCGCCGCCGCTGCCGCTCGGTCCCCTGGTGTGCGTGTACACGTTCGCCGCGCTGAGCCCGCTGGCGCCGCGGATCCTCGGGCTGGCCGGGACGGCGGCCGGGGTCGTCGTGTCGCTGCTGTATCCGCGGCCGGACCTGGAGGTGCTGCGGTATCTCACGGTGGCCTATCTGGCGGCGTTCGCGCTCGGCACCGTGGTCCGGGCGCGCCGGGCGCAGGTGGCGGCGCTGGACGAACGCGCCCGGCGGCTGGAACAGGAACGTGTGGCCGCGGTGCTGCGGGAACGTGCCCGGATCGCCCGCGATCTGCACGACGGGCTGGCCCACGCGGTCGGGATCATGGTGGTGCAGGCGGAGGCGGGGCCGTTGACCGGGCGGGCCGACGCGACGTTCGCGACGATCGCCGACACCGGGCGCGACGCCCTGGCCCAGCTACGCCGGGTGGTCGGCGCGCTACGCGAGGACGGCGACGGGGACGCCCTGCGTCCGCCCGGCCCGGAGGCTCTGCCCGCTCTGGTGGAGCAGGTCCGGGCGGCCGGGATCGACGCGACCCTCGATGCCGAGGGCGGGCCGGTCCGCGATGACGTTGCGGTGGCCGCCTACCGGATCGTGCAGGAGGCGCTGACCAACACGCTGCGGCATGCGCGGGCGCGAGCGGTCCGGGTCCGTCTCCACCGACACGGTGACCGGCTCATCGTGGAGGTGATCGACGACGGCGCCGGCCCGGCACCGGGCGCGATCGGCGGCCGGGGCGGCCCGGCACCGGACGCGATCGGCGACCGGAACGGGCCGGCACCACGCGCAATCGGCGGCCGGGGCGGCCCGGCGCCGGGAGCGGCCCACGGCCATGGGCTGATCGGTATGCGCGAACGCGCGCTGGCCTGCGGCGGGACGTTGGAGACCGGGCCGGGCCCGGATGGTCGTGGCTTCCGGGTGCACGCGGACCTGCCGGCCGGGGACGGAGCATGA
- a CDS encoding DUF5703 family protein — protein sequence MDYEYAPLRLPSNVDRLTAAAQLAIQAEFSGWELARVQLFADGTRKVMLRRRRQSTPQPNLSY from the coding sequence ATGGACTACGAATACGCGCCGCTACGGTTGCCTTCGAATGTCGATCGTCTGACCGCGGCGGCGCAGCTCGCCATTCAGGCCGAGTTCTCCGGGTGGGAGCTGGCCCGCGTCCAGCTCTTCGCCGACGGCACGCGGAAGGTGATGCTCCGCCGCCGCCGCCAGTCGACGCCGCAGCCGAATCTGAGCTACTAG
- a CDS encoding aldo/keto reductase — MHQRPLGRSGLAVSRLALGTMTWGRDTDPDDAADQLKIFLEGGGTLIDTADVYGDGDAEAVIGSLLDHLVPRDEIVIATKAGLTPHRYRPRDASRGNLMRALDASLRRLGTDYVDLWQVHGYDAQTPFEETLAALDQAVASGRVRYAGVSNFSAWQTARAATWQSAYPGRAPIVAAQMEYSLLERGIEREILPAAAALGFGVLAWSPLGRGVLTGKYRNGRPLDSRAASDHLASFVQAYLEPRSSSIVEALVTAAAGLGVSPLEVALAWIRDRPGISSVILGARTSGQLQGALRSEQLTLPAEIAFALDDVSAIEVGYPEREGVGYPDTYFG; from the coding sequence ATGCATCAGCGACCGCTCGGCCGAAGCGGGCTAGCGGTTTCGCGGCTCGCCCTCGGCACCATGACCTGGGGACGGGACACCGACCCCGACGACGCGGCGGATCAGCTGAAGATCTTCCTCGAGGGCGGTGGCACGCTCATCGACACCGCCGACGTGTACGGCGACGGCGACGCCGAGGCGGTCATCGGCTCCCTGCTCGACCACCTGGTGCCTCGCGACGAGATCGTGATCGCCACCAAGGCCGGGCTCACCCCGCACCGGTATCGTCCGCGCGACGCCTCCCGGGGCAACCTGATGCGGGCGCTCGACGCGTCGCTGCGGCGGCTCGGCACCGACTACGTCGACCTGTGGCAGGTGCACGGGTATGACGCGCAGACCCCGTTCGAGGAGACCCTGGCCGCTCTCGATCAGGCCGTCGCCAGCGGCCGGGTCCGCTACGCCGGGGTGTCGAACTTCTCGGCCTGGCAGACCGCGCGGGCCGCGACCTGGCAGTCGGCATACCCCGGCCGGGCCCCGATCGTGGCCGCCCAGATGGAGTATTCGCTGCTGGAGCGCGGCATCGAGCGGGAGATACTGCCGGCTGCGGCGGCGCTCGGGTTCGGGGTGCTGGCCTGGTCGCCACTGGGTCGCGGGGTGCTCACCGGCAAATACCGCAACGGGCGGCCGCTCGACTCGCGGGCCGCTTCCGATCATCTGGCCTCGTTCGTGCAGGCCTATCTGGAGCCGCGCAGCTCCAGCATCGTCGAGGCGCTGGTCACTGCGGCGGCCGGGCTCGGGGTGTCGCCGCTCGAGGTGGCGCTCGCCTGGATCCGGGACCGACCCGGCATCTCGTCGGTGATCCTCGGGGCGCGCACCTCCGGCCAGTTGCAGGGGGCGCTGCGCAGCGAGCAGCTGACGTTGCCGGCCGAGATCGCGTTCGCCCTGGACGACGTGTCGGCGATCGAGGTCGGATACCCGGAACGCGAGGGCGTCGGCTACCCCGACACCTACTTCGGCTGA
- a CDS encoding LLM class F420-dependent oxidoreductase, translating to MRLGLSLGYQTAWSTPADHLAMAREADRLGYSVLWAAEAYGSDTVSMLGWIAGQTERIDLGAAVMQIPARTPAMTAMTAATLDTLSGGRFRLGLGVSGPQVSEGWHGVRFAKPLGRTREYVDVVKLALARQPVSYQGEHHQLPLPGGAGKALKLGFHPLRSDIPIYLAAVGPKNLELAGEIADGWLGIFLAPDAAGDQLAQIAAGRAKGGKDLTGFDVVASVPVVIGDDLDACADVVRPYAALYVGGMGSREQNFYNGIAVRMGYAEEAKLVQDLYLSRRPVEAAAAVPRDFIERTSIIGTREHVVRRIREYAEAGVGTLSISPYVGDLKSGLDTLRIVAEAYAESGVVG from the coding sequence GTGCGGCTCGGACTCAGCCTCGGATATCAGACGGCGTGGAGCACGCCCGCCGACCACCTCGCGATGGCCCGGGAGGCGGATCGGCTCGGCTACTCGGTGCTCTGGGCGGCCGAGGCGTACGGCTCGGACACGGTCAGCATGCTGGGCTGGATCGCCGGTCAGACCGAGCGGATCGATCTCGGCGCCGCCGTCATGCAGATCCCGGCGCGCACCCCGGCGATGACCGCGATGACCGCGGCCACGCTCGACACGCTCTCCGGCGGCCGTTTCCGGCTGGGCCTCGGCGTCTCCGGACCCCAGGTCTCCGAGGGGTGGCACGGTGTGCGGTTCGCCAAACCCCTCGGGCGTACGCGGGAGTACGTCGACGTGGTGAAGCTGGCCCTGGCCCGCCAGCCGGTGTCGTACCAGGGTGAACACCATCAGTTGCCGCTGCCGGGCGGCGCCGGGAAGGCGCTCAAGCTCGGTTTCCATCCGCTGCGCTCGGACATCCCGATCTACCTGGCCGCGGTCGGCCCGAAGAACCTGGAGCTGGCCGGTGAGATCGCCGACGGCTGGCTGGGCATCTTCCTCGCCCCGGACGCGGCCGGTGATCAGTTGGCGCAGATCGCCGCCGGCCGCGCCAAGGGGGGAAAGGACCTGACCGGGTTCGACGTGGTCGCCTCGGTGCCGGTGGTGATCGGCGACGACCTGGACGCGTGTGCCGACGTGGTCCGGCCGTACGCGGCGCTGTACGTGGGCGGCATGGGCAGCCGCGAGCAGAACTTCTACAACGGCATCGCCGTCCGGATGGGCTACGCCGAGGAGGCGAAGCTGGTCCAGGACCTCTATCTGAGCCGCCGGCCGGTCGAGGCGGCCGCGGCGGTGCCGCGGGACTTCATCGAGAGGACATCCATCATCGGTACGCGTGAGCACGTCGTCAGGCGCATCCGGGAGTACGCGGAGGCGGGCGTCGGAACGCTGTCGATCAGTCCGTATGTCGGTGACCTGAAGAGTGGCCTCGACACGTTGCGGATCGTCGCCGAGGCGTACGCCGAGTCGGGTGTGGTCGGCTAG
- a CDS encoding histidine phosphatase family protein: MATVLLLRHGRTTANASGGLAGRQPVELDDTGRDQAARAGERLKELPLAAVVSSPLIRCRQTLELATPGTEPVLEDGLIECGYGDWEGRPLKELAKDPLWPVVQHHPSAVVFPNGEAMAAMSARAVAAVRSWDARVTEEHGPEAIWLACSHGDVIKAIVADALGLHLDQFQRIVADPASITVIRYTPGRPFVVRVNETGELASLVPPKSDGREKAADSDAAVGGGAGGGV, encoded by the coding sequence GTGGCCACCGTACTGCTGCTCCGGCACGGCCGGACCACCGCGAACGCCTCGGGCGGGCTGGCCGGCCGTCAGCCCGTCGAGCTCGACGACACCGGCCGTGACCAGGCCGCCCGGGCCGGTGAGCGGCTGAAGGAGCTGCCGCTGGCCGCGGTGGTGAGCAGCCCGCTGATCCGCTGCCGGCAGACCCTGGAACTGGCCACCCCGGGCACCGAGCCGGTCCTGGAGGACGGGCTGATCGAGTGCGGGTACGGCGACTGGGAGGGCCGCCCGCTCAAGGAGCTGGCCAAGGACCCGCTCTGGCCGGTCGTCCAGCACCACCCGAGTGCCGTGGTCTTCCCGAACGGGGAGGCGATGGCCGCGATGTCGGCGCGCGCGGTGGCCGCGGTCCGGTCCTGGGACGCCCGGGTGACCGAGGAGCACGGGCCGGAGGCGATCTGGCTGGCGTGCAGCCACGGTGATGTGATCAAAGCCATCGTGGCCGACGCCCTGGGTCTGCATCTGGATCAGTTCCAGCGGATCGTGGCCGACCCGGCATCGATCACCGTCATCAGGTATACGCCTGGCCGCCCGTTCGTGGTGCGGGTCAACGAGACAGGTGAGCTGGCGTCGCTCGTACCCCCGAAATCAGACGGTCGGGAGAAGGCCGCGGACAGCGACGCGGCGGTCGGTGGTGGCGCCGGAGGCGGTGTCTGA